One Periophthalmus magnuspinnatus isolate fPerMag1 chromosome 8, fPerMag1.2.pri, whole genome shotgun sequence genomic window carries:
- the fscn2a gene encoding fascin-2a — protein MPTNGINKALKLQFGLINYENRYLTAEAFGFKVNASGNNMKKKQIWTLEQDEQDGSVVFLRSHLGRYLGSDKDGKISCGAETPDAECRFLIVPQSDGRWALQSESYQRYFGGSADYLSCFAQVIGEQELWAVHLALHPQASFLSVARKRYAHLSATDGEISVDSNIPWGVESLVTLVYADGKYSLKTCDSRFLSNDGKLVKESSNSTSFTLELKSGKLAFKDCEGKYLTPVGPTGTLRSGRCSKPGKDELFDLEESHPQVVFQAANKRYVSVRQGVSISANQDVETDMETFQMEIDKQTKKAIFRTNGGSYWTLVTHGEIQSTATEVEVNTMFDIEWRGQRVALKASNGKYICTKKNGQLSAVSDSVGDDELFLMKLINRPILILRGENGFVCHHKNSNTLDANRSVYDIFSLIFSDGAYHIKSANGKYWNVSSNGLVCSNGENSEDFFLEFVEHGRAAIKCSNGKYLRGDQGGTLMADGTSVDAMSLWEY, from the exons ATGCCCACAAACGGAATTAACAAGGCCTTGAAGCTCCAGTTTGGCCTCATCAACTATGAAAACCGCTACCTGACAGCAGAGGCCTTTGGTTTCAAGGTGAACGCCTCAGGGAACAACATGAAGAAAAAGCAGATTTGGACTCTGGAGCAGGACGAGCAAGATGGGTCAGTGGTGTTCCTGCGAAGCCACCTGGGACGTTACCTGGGATCAGACAAAGATGGGAAGATCTCGTGTGGGGCAGAAACGCCAGACGCAGAGTGTAGATTCCTCATAGTTCCCCAGTCCGATGGCCGCTGGGCTTTGCAGTCAGAATCATACCAGCGCTACTTTGGAGGTTCAGCTGActacctctcctgctttgcccaGGTCATAGGAGAACAAGAGCTGTGGGCAGTACACTTGGCACTTCACCCACAGGCCAGTTTCCTCAGTGTGGCACGCAAACGCTATGCCCATCTGTCCGCTACAGATGGGGAGATCTCTGTGGACAGCAACATACCCTGGGGAGTGGAGTCTCTGGTCACCTTGGTGTATGCTGACGGCAAGTACAGCCTCAAGACTTGTGACAGCCGTTTCCTCAGCAACGACGGTAAGCTGGTAAAAGAGAGCAGCAACAGCACAAGCTTCACTCTGGAGCTCAAGTCGGGCAAGCTGGCCTTCAAAGACTGTGAGGGGAAGTACCTGACTCCTGTGGGGCCCACGGGAACGCTCCGGTCCGGACGTTGTTCCAAACCGGGGAAAGATGAGCTGTTTGACCTGGAGGAGAGTCACCCACAAGTCGTGTTTCAAGCTGCCAATAAAAGATATGTGTCAGTCAGACAAG GAGTCAGCatttcagccaatcaggatgtcGAGACAGACATGGAGACCTTTCAGATGGAAATTGACAAACAGACCAAAAAGGCCATATTCAGGACTAATGGTGGCTCTTATTGGACCCTGGTGACTCATGGAGAGATCCAGTCCACTGCTACAGAAGT TGAGGTCAACACTATGTTTGACATCGAGTGGAGAGGACAAAGAGTGGCTCTTAAAGCCAGCAATGGGAAGTACATCTGTACCAAGAAGAATGGCCAACTGTCTGCAGTCAGCGACTCTGTTG GTGATGATGAGTTATTTCTGATGAAGCTCATCAACCGTCCAATCCTCATTCTCCGTGGAGAAAATGGCTTTGTGTGTCACCACAAGAATTCCAACACTCTGGATGCAAATCGATCTGTCTATGATATCTTTTCATTGATTTTCAGCGATGGAGCGTACCACATAAAAA GTGCTAATGGAAAATATTGGAACGTGTCCAGCAATGGCCTGGTGTGTTCAAATGGAGAGAACTCTGAGGACTTTTTCCTGGAGTTTGTAGAACACGGACGAGCTGCCATCAAATGCTCCAATGGGAaatatctccgtggagaccAAGGAGGTACTCTGATGGCTGATGGTACTAGTGTTGATGCTATGTCTCTGTGGGAATACTGA